In Actinoplanes lobatus, the DNA window CGAACCGTCAGATCTTGACGCCATCATCAAGGTGTTCGGCCATCGGCAGTACTTCGCCGAGCAGTTGGCCGATCCGGATCCTCAGGGCAACGAGGTGTTCCTGGCCAGGAGAGGTGAGGACTTCCTCGGCACGGTGACGATCGGTCCGGTCGGCGTCGATGAGGCGCGGTTGCGCGCGGGTTTCCCACCCGATTATGCTCGTCTGCTCACCCACCTCGAAGTGCCCGAGCAATTACGCAACCACGGAATCGGAACGTGGATCATCCGGGAGATCGAGCATAGGGTCGCGCAGGACGGCTTTCGGCAGATCGTTCTCGGAGTCGACCTCGGCAATGCCGGCGCCGCACGTCTCTACCAGCGGCTTGGTTACCGCTCCTGGCGGTGTGGCTCGGTCCCGACCATCAAGGTTCACTACCGGGAGGACGGGAGTTCGTGGTCCGAGCCGGACCGTTGCCTGATCTTCTTCAAGGATCTATGAGGTCATCAAGATCTCCGGATTTTCACCGAGGGCGGCTGTAATTCCAGTAGAAATGGTTGGAGGCCGCCTTGGTCGAGGAGTTTCGGGTATGTGATGTGGAAGATGATTGATGACGTCATGAAATGTGTTTGATTGTCGTCGGTCACGGGTGAAGTCTGCTGGAAGTCGTGTGATGCGACTGGATATTCCTGCCGCAATTCCAATCTTTCGCCTATCGGTCACCCAATGGCATTCTCAACGCGAAGCAGCATCACGGGCTGCCTCCTGGGGAGAGGGCGGAACATGGGAACTCTGGGCGCTGTTCCAACACTGTCGGCACTGACTCCGGCCGGGCAGGCGGCCTATTCCGCCGAGTTCCTGGCAGCGCTGCTCGCCGCCGCCACGCTGCTGTTTATGATCTTCATGGTTGTCATGGTCCTGAAAGCCGTCTACCGGATTATGGCGAAGGCGTTCCTGATCAGTTCCGGGGTGGCCGCCAATCTCACGTTCGCCGTCGCTGCGGCGGTTCTGGCCATCGGGTATCTCAATCGGTGAGCGCGATCGGATTCATCCCACGTTGCGGCTGACCGTCAAGTGGGACGGGGCGGGGCGGCCCGCCGGCACCAGCACGGTGAAGACCTGGCCCGGATGGTCCAGCACGAAACGCCAGATGCCGGACTCGGTGCGTTCCTCGGCGCGGACGATCGGCGGCGGTGCAGGTTCGGCCAGTTCCGGCCACTCGGTGTCGATCAGGGTGACCGCCATGGCCAGCGCCTCGCGCCGGGACAGCGGCGGGGGCGGCTGCTCGGCTGCCGGCCTGTCCCGCTTCCAGAAGCTGAACACCGAGGCCTTGAGCATTTCGTACGCGGCGTTCCCAGCGATTCCGCCACCGAGGATTTCGGCGGCCGCCAACCCGACGTCCATGACCGGCGATCCGTAGGATCCCGGCTGCGGCGGCGCAGGCTCCCGATAGACGATCCCGCCCTCCACGGGGTGCAGGTTCGCCAGCGCGTCGTGGCCGGGCACCGCGTCGAGCCGGGTGAGCAGGCCGGTGCCCCGGGCCGCATCGCGCAGCCACCGGTAGAGGGTGAGCACCTCACGTTCATCGGCCGCGCCGGTCAGCAGGCGGTCGGTCTCGGCGATCAGACGGCGCACGCTGTCGTCGGTGGCTTCACCGGGATCGGCCAGCCAGGCGGCTGTCGCCTCGTGGGTCCGGGCGGCGACGGCGTGCAGAAAAGGACCGATCCAGCCGGGCTCGCCCGACATCGGGTACGAGCTGTCCGCGCTCAGTTCCTGTCCGCATCCGACGCAGACCATCGTGAAACCGTGCCCCTGTCGCGCCGGCGGGCGGGGCGAACACCGGTGCCGGGTGGCTTCGTCGGTTTCCATGCGGCACTCCCGTGTGGACGGAACAGGACCGGGACAGGCTACTTGATCAAGACCTTGGTCGATGGGCGTGTGTACCGTCGCGTCCATGATCGAGAACATCAGACTGGCCGTCGTCGGGGTCGGGAACAACACGTCGGCGCTCGTGCAGGGGATCAGCCTGCACCGGCATACCGGGACACTGGTCGGAGTCCGGCAGCCGGAGATCGGCGGCTTCGGCGTCGGTGACATCGACATCGTCGCGGCCTTCGCGATGTCGGAGGCGAAGGTGGGCCGCGACCTGCATGAGGCGATCTTCCTGCCGCCCAACAACTTCGGGCCGCTGGAGGCGGGTCTCGCTCCGTCCGGAGTGGCGGTGCGGCGAGGACTGGACGGCGCGGCCGGGATCGGGGACGTCGCCGCGGCCCTCGACGGGGTCGAGGTGGTGCTCTACTCGGCGCCCAGTGGACGGCCCGGGACGGCGCTCGCCTACGCCGAGGCCGCGCTGCGGGCGGGTGCCGCGTTCATCAACACCACCGCTGACCCGGTCGCGCGGGATCCGGAGCTGCTCGGGCGGTTCGAGGCGGCCGGGCTTCCGCTGATCGGGGACGACCTGGCCAGCCAGTTCGGGTCATCGGTGGTGCACCGGGCGTTGCTGCGGCTGCTGGAGGAGCGCGGGCTCACCCTGATCAGCTCCTATCAGGTCAACCTCGGCGGTACGGAGGACTTCCGCAACCTCGTCGAGAACCCCACCACGAAGAAGCAGTCGAAACTCAACGCCCTCGGATCGGACCGGGTGGAGATGGCGCCGCTGGGCTACCTGCCGCACCTCGGGTCCCAGAAGGTTGCTCACATCAACATTGAGGCGCAAGGGTGGGGCGAGGCTTCCGTCAATCTGGACGTACATCTGAAAGTGCATGACCCGAGTGGAGCCGCCGGCGTCAACATTGATCTGGTACGTCTTGCCGTGTCCGCGAAGCGGGCCGGTCGTGGCGGTTACCCGCCCGAGGTGGCGTCGTTGCTGAAATCGCCGCCCGGAACCGCGGTCTGAGTGGACCGCGTCGTCCCCCGGAACTCCGGCGGTGTCTGATGCTCCTATATGAGAGCACTGCTCTTGACAGTGAGCGAGTGTCTGCCGTTCACTGTTCTCAGGAGAGAGCAGTGCTCTCATGGATCCGGGAGGCGTCATGCGATACCTGGCAGCCAACAGCGCCAGCAACCTGTTCAACGACCTCGCCAAGTGGCTCACCGCCCGGGGGATCAGCCTGCTCGGCAGCCGCGTCCTGGCCGTCCGGGGCCGCAAGAGCGGCGAGGTTCGCACGACGGTGGTCAACCTCTTCACCCACGAGGGCGAGCGCTATCTGCTCGCGCCGCGAGGACACACCCAATGGGTACGCAACCTGCGCGCCGCCGGAGAAGGTGAGCTCCGCCTCGGCCGCCGCACCGAAGCGTTCACCGCGGTCGAGGTCGAGGATGCCGCCAAGCCGCCGCTGATCCGCCTCTACCTGCGCAAGTGGGCGTGGGAGACGGGCGCCTTCTTCGACGGTCTGAAAGCCGACTCACCCGAGGCCGACATCGCGGCCGCCGCCCCCGGCTTCCCGGTCTTCCGCATCGTCACCCGCTGACCGCCCGGCACCGCCGTCTCCCGCGGCCGCGCCGGATGCCCCGCCTCCCGATGTACCTCCGGCAGCCGCGGCACAACAGGCGAGATCCGGGCGGCTGGAGGCACGAGCATGGGCGGCTCGCCACCCGAATCGGGGGGAAAGCGTCCAAGATCGCCAGGTTCCGATCACGGGTCAGCGGGGGACGGGGGGTTCGGGTAAGTTGCCGGGTCGTGGCCGTTGTACGGGTGTTCGAACAGGATGACTACCTGCCGGAGTACAGCCTTCTCGTGCTGCGCGACACCAGCATCGAGTGGAGCGACGAGGAACCGGACCTTCCGCAGCACCGGGATCGGGGCGACGAGCCGGCCGGCACCCTCGCCGGCGCCGGGGGCGGCTGGCTCACCGGGCAGGCCTCCGGCGACGGGGTCCACCGCGTGGTCCTCGAACTGCACGACACCGCCCCACCCCAGGACCACGCCGACTGGGCGGACGCCATGGAGACGCCCTACCGGTCCAGCTCCGGTGGGCTGTCGCTGACCACCCTGACCGGCGGCGTCGGGCCCGTCGACTTCGAGATCGGGTACGAGGAGTGGTTCCGCGTCCGGGTGCGCCGCCGGCCCGCCCACACCGCCGGCGAGCACCGGTACGACTGGCGGATCGGGTTCTGGCCGGACAAGAACGTCGAACCCCCGGTCTGGCTGGCCCGCAGCACCCCGGCGATCGGGCCCCGCAACAGCGGCTGGCACGCCATGCTGCCGTACGACGTGATGTCCGTGGTCTATGTCGTGATCAACGCGGCCGAGGCGCACGGCGGGCCGGTCACCGCCGAGCAGGTGCAGGCCTGGCACGTGGTGCCGCACCTGTTCCCACCGGGCTGGATGGACGACCCGCTGCCCGCCGGCGCGAAGATCGACGCCTACGCCGCCCAGCTCGGCGTGCCGCCGGTGCGCCGGAAGCGGGACGTGCTCCCGTTCATGCGGGCCGCCGGCATCCTGGTCCGCGAGGACGGTGACCGCTACCGGGCCGGCCGGTTCGGGCCCATCGACACGATCCTGTCGCTACCGCCTGCCGAGGTCGACGCCGTTCGGCAGATGGACGCCACCAGCCGCTGGCAGTGCGCCGGCGATGACCTCGCATCGGTGTGGCGCTGGAGCCGCGCACAACCCCTGGAGACGACCGGCGCCGAGCTCGCCGCCCGGCTGCTGATCGGCGAACCCGACCTGGCCGATGTCGTCAACCATCTCGGGTCCGGCATTCACCTGATATTGAGGTGATCTTGGCGGAGCTTGTGCCGATGAAAGCTGGAGGACTAGCGTATTCGCCGAGAATTGTCGGTTAACTCAGCGGAAGGTGTTGTTGCATGGTCATTCCACCGGCCCTGCCACGAGAACGCCTCTGGCGGATTCCTTTATGACCACTCCCGACGAAGATTTCGGCCGGCCCGCGGGCCGGGAAAAGCCGGTCGACGAAGAGGACGTCCGACTCGCGGATATCGTGCGTTCGTCGCACGATGCGATTGTCGGCGGGACGCTCGACGGTGTGGTGACCGCCTGGAACCGGGCGGCCGAACGGCTCTACGGCTACCACGCCGAAGAGATCATCGGCAGGCGTGCCGAGAAGCTCTATCCGCGCTGGTGCTGGGCCCGCGAGGCGGCGGTTCTCCGCCAGGTCGCCGGCGGCGAGCAGCTCGACCAGTACGTGACCGAGCGGATCCACCGCGACGGAAGCACCGTCACCGTCCGTCTGAGTGTCTCGCCCATCGCCGACGACACCGGCAGGATCGTCGGTGTCGCCGCCATCTCCCGTGACGTTCGAGGGGCTCGCCGGCTGTCCGTGCCGCCCGCCGAGCCGGAGAAGGCGAACCACACCCGGGTCCTGCTGCCCGCCGGCACCAGCCACGAGCTGCGTACCCCCTTGCAGGCCGTCATCGGCTTCACCGGAACGCTGCTGCTGCGCCTGCCCGGACCGCTCAACGACGAACAGGAACGCCAGCTCGAACTCGTGCAGCAGAGCGCCCGGCAGCTGCTGGACCTGATCAACGCCCTGTCCCGCCCGGTGGAGACCTGACGATCGCCGGAGACGGGCGTACCCCGATCGAGCGATAGCCGGTCGCGCTCGCCTGTGGATATGGTTTGGCCTTGGCCGATCGACGTGGCCGGATGGTGTGTGAACCGTGGAGCCCTGGCAACTGGCCGCTTTGGCCAACGCGATTATTCTCGTGGCCTATCTGGCGATCTCCCTTGCTATCGGGCGAGGATTGTGGCGCGCACGGCAATGGCGCAGAAATCCGCTCGGCCTGGCGACCGCGGCGATCTTCTTCAGCTGTGCCGTGCACCACGGCTCACATACGGTGCACCTCGTGCTTCCCTATTTCGGCTGGGGAATGCATTCGGGGATCGCCATGCGCCATGCGTTCGGATCGAGTTTCAACGTCGGCTGGGACCTCGCGACCGCCGCGGTCGCGGTGTGGTACTGGACGTTGCGCGGCCGGTTCCCGGCGCTGGTGCGCGGCGCCGCCGTGTTCGAGGACCTACGGCTGCGGCAGGCCACGGAGGCGACGCTGCGTGCCAGCGAGGAGCGCTACCGCGGCATCGTGGAGACCACCAGCGAAGGTGTGCTGCTTCTCGACGGCGACGGACGGATCGGGTACGCCAACAGCCGGTTCGCCGAGATGCTGGGCCGGCCGGCCGCCGGGCTGCCGGGAACGACGGTGCTGGAGCTGGTGGCCGAGGCGGACCGGCAGGTTGCCGAGCGGGAGCTGGCCGGGGCCCTGGAAGGCGGAACCCGCCGGCTCGAGGTCGGGCTGCTCCGCGACGGCGGCCGGGTGATGTGGGCGCAGATCGCGTTGACCGCGCGGGCCGGCGACCACGGTGTCCTCGCCATGGTCGCTGACGTGACCGAGCAGAAGAACGTCGAGGCACAGCTGCGCCAGGCGCAGAAGCTGGACGCGGTGGGCCAGCTCGCCGGCGGGGTGGCGCACGACTTCAACAACCTGCTGACCGTCATCGACGGCTACGCGGCCCTGCTGATGGCCCGGGCCGACGAGGCGTCCTCCCGCGACCTCACCATGATCCGGGAGGCGGCGACCCGGGCCGGGGCGCTGACCCGGCAGTTGCTGGCCTTCTCCCAGACCCAGGCCACCGAGGTACGGGTGGTGAACGTGGTGGGCCTGGTCACCGGCCTCGAGGAGATGTTGCACCGGCTCATCCGCGAGGACATCGAGCTGGTGGTGACGACCGCGGTGCCGTCGTTGCCGGTACGAGCCGATCCCGGTCAGCTGGAGCAGGTGATCGTCAACCTGGCCGTCAACGCCCGTGACGCGATGCCGGGCGGCGGTATCCTGACCATCGCCACCGACCACGTCGACGTCGGTCACGAGCTGGCCATCCAGCTGGGCGGGCAACCCGGGGACTACGCTCTGATCACCGTCGCCGACACCGGTGACGGCATGTCCGCCGAGGTGGCCGCCCGGATCTTCGAACCGTTCTTCACCACCAAGGAGCAGGGCAAAGGCACGGGCCTGGGAATGTCCACCGTGTACGGCATAGTGGCCCAGGCCGACGGGCACATCCGGGTCGACTCGGCACCGGGACGGGGCACCGTCGTCGAGGTGCACCTGCCGATCACCACGGCGCCGCCCGTCGACATCCCCGCCCAGCCAATGCCGCAGGAGCTGGCGACCGGGACCGAGACGATCCTGTTCATCGAGGACGATCCCGCCGTACGGATGCTCACCGAACGGATTCTGCGGACCGCGGGATATCACGTCCTGTCCGGCGCCGACGGCCGTCAGGCCCTCAAGATCGTTCGCGGGAACCCGGACATCAGCCTGCTGGTCACCGACGTCATCATGCCGGGCATGAACGGCCGGCAACTGGCCGACCGGATCACCGCCATGCGGCCGGGCCTACCAGTGATCTTCACGTCCGCGCACACCCGCGGCGTGCTCGTCCTCAACCAGGACGACCCGACCGTCGCCTTCCTGGAAAAGCCCTACACGGCCACCGGGATCACCCAGAAGGTCCGCGCCGTGCTGGACGCCCGTACCACTTCGACCACCACGAATTGAGGTGTCCGGTGTCAGCCGACCAGCCCCAGAGTGCCGAGGCCGCCACGGTGGCGGGAACCGTGCTCTACATCGAGGACAGCGCCATCAACACCATCCTCGTCGAACGCATCCTCAGCAGCCGCCCGGACGTGGTGTTCGACTCCGCGCCGGACGGCCGGTCCGGACTCGACAGCGCCGCCCGGCTTCACCCGGACCTGGTGCTGCTCGACCTCACCCTGCCCGACATCAGCGGGGAACAGGTGCTCACCCAGCTCCGGGCCGAACCGGCCACCCGGGCCATTCCGGTGATCGTGGTCAGCGGCGAGACCGACGACGCCGTCCACGAACGGGTCCTGGCCCAGGGCGCGCTGTGCTGCCTGACCAAGCCGTACGACATCGAGGACCTGCTCCGGCTCGTGGATCACTCGCTCGGAGCGGGCCGGCGCTGACCTGTCGCCCGGCGGCCTAAGCGGACACCCAGAGGACGGCGAGGCAGACGTCGTCGTCGGGGGAGTCGCCCTCGAGCATCTCCCGGACGATCCGCTCGGCCAGCTCCTGGGCGTCCGGCAGCTGCCGCGAGTGGTCGGCCTCCAGTTCACCGAACGCCTGCGCGGCGACCTGCGGCAGCCGTCGCGCATCGGACGCCTGCGGACCGCCGGGACGGTCGATCAAACCGTCGGTGTAGGCGCACAGCACCGCACCCGTAGGCATGGCCAGGTACTGGCCGGAGAACTCGGCGTCCGGAAAGACGCCCAGCGCCGGGTCTTCCCGCCGCAGCGGGACAACCCCCGGATCACCGGCTCCGCCGGGCAGAAGCAGCAGGGGTACGGGGTGACCGGCGTTCGCCAGACACAGACAGCCGGTTTCGGGATCGTAGATCGCGACGACGGCGGTGGCGAACGTGTCGCCCGGAAGGCTGGCGGTCAGCAGCCGGTTGAGCCGGGTCAGCACGCGGCCCGGATCGGGATCCTCGTGGGAGTACGCCCGCAGCGCCGCCAGAATCGAGGCGATCGCCGCCGCGGCCGGCTGGTCGTGGCCGGCCACCTCACCGACCGACAGCAGGATCCGGCCGCCGTGAACCTGCTGGACGTCGTACCAGCCGGTGCCGATGTCCAGCCGTTCGGGGGCGGCCAGATAGATCGCCCCCACCTCCACACCTGTCACCGTGGGCAGTTCCCTGGGCAACACGGCCCGGTGGAACGAGTCGGCGGCGCGGCGCTCCGCATGCCACTGCGTCTGCGCCTGCTGGCTGGCACGCTGAGCATGGCGGATCTGGGTGACATCCTGGGCGACTCCCCGCATGGTCCGCGGCGCCTGTCCGGCCCGCCGCCCCGGCGTCGTCGCCCGGCACGACACGATCAGTTCATGGACGACGCCGTCCATGGCCGCGACGCGTATCTCGGTCCGGTCGGGTTCACCCGTACGCCACACCTTCCCGGCGACGGTCAGCAGCCTGGCCAGATCGTCCGGATGCACACGCTGCCGCAACTGTTCGAGGCGCACCCCGGCGGACGGAAGCCGGAGCAGGTCGCACAACCCGGTGGACAGCACGATCATGCCGGAATCCAGGTCGAGGTCCCACAGGCCGGAACGGGTGAGCTGATGAGTCTCGGCCAATCGGTCGGCGCAGTCCGTGGCCAGGTTCAGCCACAGGTCCATCAGGTCGTCGGCCGGGAGCACGGGTTGCCGGCCCAGCGGCACGCCCGCGGCCGCATCGACCGATCCGGCGAGCCCGACCGTCTGCTCCGCGACGCTCCCGGAACCCAGGAGGGCATCGATCGTGGCCAGGACCATGCCCGGTTGCGCCGGTTTGAAGATGACATCCCGAACCCCGCAGGCACGGGCCATCGGCTCGATCTCGTCGTGGCCGTAGT includes these proteins:
- a CDS encoding GNAT family N-acetyltransferase, whose amino-acid sequence is MTANVDLALAEPSDLDAIIKVFGHRQYFAEQLADPDPQGNEVFLARRGEDFLGTVTIGPVGVDEARLRAGFPPDYARLLTHLEVPEQLRNHGIGTWIIREIEHRVAQDGFRQIVLGVDLGNAGAARLYQRLGYRSWRCGSVPTIKVHYREDGSSWSEPDRCLIFFKDL
- a CDS encoding inositol-3-phosphate synthase, producing the protein MIENIRLAVVGVGNNTSALVQGISLHRHTGTLVGVRQPEIGGFGVGDIDIVAAFAMSEAKVGRDLHEAIFLPPNNFGPLEAGLAPSGVAVRRGLDGAAGIGDVAAALDGVEVVLYSAPSGRPGTALAYAEAALRAGAAFINTTADPVARDPELLGRFEAAGLPLIGDDLASQFGSSVVHRALLRLLEERGLTLISSYQVNLGGTEDFRNLVENPTTKKQSKLNALGSDRVEMAPLGYLPHLGSQKVAHINIEAQGWGEASVNLDVHLKVHDPSGAAGVNIDLVRLAVSAKRAGRGGYPPEVASLLKSPPGTAV
- a CDS encoding nitroreductase family deazaflavin-dependent oxidoreductase, whose product is MRYLAANSASNLFNDLAKWLTARGISLLGSRVLAVRGRKSGEVRTTVVNLFTHEGERYLLAPRGHTQWVRNLRAAGEGELRLGRRTEAFTAVEVEDAAKPPLIRLYLRKWAWETGAFFDGLKADSPEADIAAAAPGFPVFRIVTR
- a CDS encoding PAS domain S-box protein, yielding MTTPDEDFGRPAGREKPVDEEDVRLADIVRSSHDAIVGGTLDGVVTAWNRAAERLYGYHAEEIIGRRAEKLYPRWCWAREAAVLRQVAGGEQLDQYVTERIHRDGSTVTVRLSVSPIADDTGRIVGVAAISRDVRGARRLSVPPAEPEKANHTRVLLPAGTSHELRTPLQAVIGFTGTLLLRLPGPLNDEQERQLELVQQSARQLLDLINALSRPVET
- a CDS encoding ATP-binding protein, which encodes MLPYFGWGMHSGIAMRHAFGSSFNVGWDLATAAVAVWYWTLRGRFPALVRGAAVFEDLRLRQATEATLRASEERYRGIVETTSEGVLLLDGDGRIGYANSRFAEMLGRPAAGLPGTTVLELVAEADRQVAERELAGALEGGTRRLEVGLLRDGGRVMWAQIALTARAGDHGVLAMVADVTEQKNVEAQLRQAQKLDAVGQLAGGVAHDFNNLLTVIDGYAALLMARADEASSRDLTMIREAATRAGALTRQLLAFSQTQATEVRVVNVVGLVTGLEEMLHRLIREDIELVVTTAVPSLPVRADPGQLEQVIVNLAVNARDAMPGGGILTIATDHVDVGHELAIQLGGQPGDYALITVADTGDGMSAEVAARIFEPFFTTKEQGKGTGLGMSTVYGIVAQADGHIRVDSAPGRGTVVEVHLPITTAPPVDIPAQPMPQELATGTETILFIEDDPAVRMLTERILRTAGYHVLSGADGRQALKIVRGNPDISLLVTDVIMPGMNGRQLADRITAMRPGLPVIFTSAHTRGVLVLNQDDPTVAFLEKPYTATGITQKVRAVLDARTTSTTTN
- a CDS encoding response regulator — protein: MSADQPQSAEAATVAGTVLYIEDSAINTILVERILSSRPDVVFDSAPDGRSGLDSAARLHPDLVLLDLTLPDISGEQVLTQLRAEPATRAIPVIVVSGETDDAVHERVLAQGALCCLTKPYDIEDLLRLVDHSLGAGRR
- a CDS encoding fused response regulator/phosphatase, whose protein sequence is MSTVMVVDDDPTCRDFLRTLLGYRGHETCEAADGGTALSLARRRPPDAVITDVMMPHLDGYELARLLRIQPATRHIPIVFSTAHYGHDEIEPMARACGVRDVIFKPAQPGMVLATIDALLGSGSVAEQTVGLAGSVDAAAGVPLGRQPVLPADDLMDLWLNLATDCADRLAETHQLTRSGLWDLDLDSGMIVLSTGLCDLLRLPSAGVRLEQLRQRVHPDDLARLLTVAGKVWRTGEPDRTEIRVAAMDGVVHELIVSCRATTPGRRAGQAPRTMRGVAQDVTQIRHAQRASQQAQTQWHAERRAADSFHRAVLPRELPTVTGVEVGAIYLAAPERLDIGTGWYDVQQVHGGRILLSVGEVAGHDQPAAAAIASILAALRAYSHEDPDPGRVLTRLNRLLTASLPGDTFATAVVAIYDPETGCLCLANAGHPVPLLLLPGGAGDPGVVPLRREDPALGVFPDAEFSGQYLAMPTGAVLCAYTDGLIDRPGGPQASDARRLPQVAAQAFGELEADHSRQLPDAQELAERIVREMLEGDSPDDDVCLAVLWVSA